Proteins co-encoded in one Sphingopyxis sp. BE259 genomic window:
- a CDS encoding alpha/beta hydrolase, whose translation MNEAPREHRIAAPGGDICWFEWGQRSDDAPTVLLIHATGFHGRLWDQVVAALPDGTHVVAPDQPGHGRSFRPASLVDWTANAAAMLPLVDRFAGTPIVGCGHSGGGYMLGWLAAQRPAAFRHLILVDPTIFDPALYLPSGQPVPDPADHPVARRRNAWDDAEAMIARFGERLPYSAWQPDVLADYCRHGLLPAPSGEEYELACPPALEASVYQGAQRNNPYGWLATLTVPTSVIRARTGERDGPLDFSISPTAPDLGVTIGAVRDEQWAELSHFIPMEAPQRLADLIASEL comes from the coding sequence GTGAACGAAGCGCCGCGCGAACATCGGATTGCTGCCCCTGGCGGCGACATCTGCTGGTTCGAATGGGGGCAGCGATCGGACGATGCGCCGACCGTCCTTCTGATCCATGCCACCGGCTTTCACGGCCGGTTGTGGGATCAGGTGGTCGCGGCGCTTCCCGACGGCACGCATGTCGTCGCGCCCGATCAGCCCGGCCATGGGCGCAGCTTTCGGCCTGCGTCGCTGGTCGACTGGACCGCCAATGCGGCGGCGATGCTGCCGCTGGTCGATCGCTTTGCCGGCACGCCCATCGTCGGCTGCGGACACAGCGGCGGCGGCTATATGCTCGGCTGGCTCGCGGCGCAGCGGCCCGCGGCCTTCCGCCATCTGATCCTGGTCGATCCGACGATCTTCGATCCCGCGCTTTACCTGCCGTCAGGCCAGCCGGTGCCCGATCCCGCCGATCATCCGGTCGCGCGGCGGCGCAACGCGTGGGATGACGCAGAGGCGATGATCGCCCGCTTTGGCGAGCGTCTGCCCTATTCGGCGTGGCAGCCCGACGTACTGGCCGACTATTGCCGCCACGGCCTGCTGCCCGCGCCGTCGGGCGAGGAGTATGAGCTGGCCTGCCCACCGGCGCTGGAGGCATCGGTCTATCAGGGCGCGCAGCGCAACAATCCCTATGGCTGGCTGGCGACGCTGACCGTGCCGACCAGCGTCATCCGCGCCCGCACTGGCGAGCGCGACGGTCCGCTCGACTTTTCGATCAGCCCGACGGCGCCCGATCTGGGCGTGACGATCGGTGCGGTCCGCGACGAGCAATGGGCCGAGCTTAGCCATTTCATTCCGATGGAAGCGCCGCAGCGGCTGGCCGATCTGATCGCCAGCGAACTCTGA
- the aspS gene encoding aspartate--tRNA ligase, with protein sequence MHAYRTHNCGQLRAEQVGQSVRVSGWVHRKRDHGGLLFVDLRDHYGLTQIVADSSDAVFATLDGLRAESVVTITGDVVARSPETVNANLPTGAIEVRARDVTVQSAAIELPMPVAGEQDYPEDIRLKYRFLDLRRDRLHANIMLRSNVIASLRRRMVEQGFTEFQTPILTASSPEGARDYLVPSRVHPGKFYALPQAPQMFKQLLMVAGFDRYFQIAPCFRDEDARADRSPGEFYQLDFEMSFVTQDDVFNAIEPVLAGVFEEFANGKSVTPAGSFPRIPYRESMLKYGNDKPDLRNPLIITDVSSHFTGSGFGRFADIVAAGDVVRAIPAPATAEKSRKFFDDMNSWAQGEGFAGLGYATRKGGEWGGPIAKNHGPEKMDALAAELGIGPDDGLFFAAGKEAAAAKLAGFARTRVAEQLDLIDPSKFEMCWIVDFPMFEADEDTGKIDFSHNPFSMPQGELEALETKDPLDILAWQYDIVCNGVELSSGAIRNHRPDIMYKAFEIAGYSQADVDANFSGMINAFKFGAPPHGGSAPGVDRIVMLLADEPNIREVVVFPMNQKAEDLMMNAPAPVSDKQLKELGIRIVDGPKG encoded by the coding sequence ATGCACGCCTATCGCACCCATAATTGCGGCCAGCTTCGCGCCGAACAGGTCGGCCAGTCGGTCCGTGTGTCGGGCTGGGTGCATCGCAAGCGCGATCATGGCGGGCTGCTGTTCGTCGACCTGCGCGACCATTATGGCCTCACCCAGATCGTCGCCGACAGCAGCGATGCGGTATTCGCGACGCTCGACGGCCTGCGCGCCGAAAGCGTTGTAACGATCACCGGCGACGTCGTTGCGCGCTCCCCTGAAACGGTCAACGCCAACCTGCCGACCGGCGCCATCGAAGTGCGCGCGCGCGACGTCACCGTCCAGTCGGCGGCGATCGAACTGCCGATGCCGGTCGCGGGCGAGCAGGATTATCCCGAGGATATCCGCCTGAAATACCGCTTCCTCGACCTGCGCCGCGATCGCCTGCACGCCAACATCATGCTGCGCTCGAACGTGATCGCGTCCTTGCGCCGCCGCATGGTGGAACAGGGTTTTACCGAATTCCAGACCCCGATCCTGACCGCCTCGTCGCCCGAGGGCGCGCGCGACTATCTGGTGCCGAGCCGCGTTCACCCCGGCAAATTTTATGCGCTGCCGCAGGCGCCGCAGATGTTCAAGCAGCTGCTGATGGTCGCGGGCTTCGACCGCTATTTCCAGATCGCGCCCTGCTTCCGCGACGAAGACGCGCGTGCCGACCGCTCGCCGGGCGAATTCTACCAGCTTGATTTCGAGATGAGCTTCGTCACGCAGGACGATGTGTTCAACGCGATCGAGCCCGTGCTTGCGGGCGTGTTCGAAGAGTTCGCGAACGGCAAGTCGGTGACCCCGGCGGGCTCATTCCCGCGCATCCCGTATCGCGAATCGATGCTGAAATATGGCAACGACAAGCCCGACCTGCGCAACCCGCTGATCATCACCGACGTGTCGTCGCACTTCACCGGTTCGGGCTTCGGCCGTTTTGCCGACATCGTGGCCGCGGGCGATGTGGTGCGCGCGATCCCGGCGCCTGCAACCGCCGAAAAGAGCCGCAAATTCTTCGACGACATGAACAGCTGGGCGCAGGGCGAGGGCTTTGCCGGGCTCGGCTATGCGACGCGCAAGGGCGGTGAGTGGGGCGGCCCGATCGCCAAGAACCACGGACCGGAGAAGATGGACGCGCTCGCCGCCGAGCTTGGCATCGGCCCCGACGACGGGCTGTTCTTCGCCGCCGGCAAGGAAGCGGCTGCCGCGAAGCTCGCCGGTTTCGCCCGCACCCGCGTCGCCGAGCAGCTCGACCTGATCGACCCGAGCAAATTCGAAATGTGCTGGATCGTCGATTTTCCGATGTTCGAGGCTGACGAAGACACCGGCAAGATCGATTTCAGCCATAACCCCTTCTCGATGCCGCAGGGGGAACTCGAGGCGCTCGAAACCAAAGACCCGCTCGACATCCTCGCGTGGCAATATGACATCGTCTGCAACGGCGTCGAACTGTCGTCGGGCGCGATCCGCAACCACCGCCCCGACATCATGTACAAGGCGTTTGAGATCGCGGGCTATTCGCAGGCTGACGTCGACGCGAATTTCAGCGGCATGATCAACGCCTTCAAATTCGGCGCGCCGCCGCACGGCGGTTCGGCTCCCGGCGTCGACCGCATCGTGATGCTGCTCGCCGACGAGCCGAATATCCGTGAAGTCGTTGTCTTTCCGATGAACCAGAAGGCCGAGGATCTGATGATGAACGCCCCGGCGCCGGTCAGCGACAAACAGCTCAAGGAACTCGGCATCCGCATCGTCGACGGGCCGAAAGGCTGA